From the genome of Halichoerus grypus chromosome X, mHalGry1.hap1.1, whole genome shotgun sequence:
GGTAGAGACGCTGttcccatgttacagatggaAGGAAAGCTAAACCACAAGTTCGGAGCATCAGAATGGCTTTATTATGGACTTAGGGCTGTAGCCACAATGGTGTATGTAATCAGATCATTCCCACGAACACGTATGGGGCGGATGAAACACAGGAGAACTTGGGTGGTCACATGGATAGACACTGATCTATGCCAAGAAATCGGATCAGGATAAAAATCATGTAGCTTAAGTACTTAGAGCTGTGCAAAATCAAATCCTCACTTTGCGACgaagatgtggggggggggggagcgggtgGAAGAAGAGGTAAGGGATAAAGGGGGTTCTTACTTGTATGTGGGCAGTTTTGGGGAAGAGAGCCATGTCCTCCACTGATTCTATCACGTTGCTGCCGTTTCCCTCCCACCGTCATGGAAATAAGTTTTTGGGATACAGGTAACGTCCGGTCAACTAAGTTCCTATGGAGGCAAGAGGAATAAGATAAACAAAGGTAGAACCGCCAGGATTCACGTCTTTTATTCCGCCGCCCGCCCCCGTCCGCCCCCAAACGCCAGGGGAGGTGCACGAAGTTCTGTCACAAGCAGAAAGTCACTTAGTTAAGGTGATTCATCAGATGCCCTGTCCCGAGGGGGAGACGCTTTCCTGCAGAACGAGGTGAAGGAGGTGGTTCTGCTCAGCACTCAGCAGTGGCCACATCTCCACTTGCAGCGACTTGAcggcttctgtgtccttttcgTGGGTAGCCATGACCAAGGACTGGAGCAGCAGGAACAGCTCCTCGGGAAGCTGGCCACTGCTCTCCTGCCCGTGGCTGTCGAAAGCCTCCCAGGAGTACTTCTCCAGGGTGTGGGCGTGCTCCGGCAGGAGCTTGGCGGGCGGCGGctgcaggagcagcagcagcagcacgcGGGACACCTCGCAGCGGACCAACACATCCGAGAAGGCGCCCAGCGCGGCGGGAGAGGGCGCGCCGGGCGCGGAGCCGGCGCTCGGAGGGAGCAGCGCGGCGGGCAGGGCCGGGGCCGCGCCGGGGCCCACCTGCTGCCctggcagcggcggcggcggcggcggcggcggcggcggcggcggcggctgcaccGGGTGGCTGCCGTGCTCCCGCGCCAGGCGCTGCATGCGCGTGAAGACCGCCAGGGCACCGTTGTAGTCGCGCGCCAGCAGCTGGCAGGAGGCGGCGTCGCCAAGAGCCTGCAGCGCGGCCAGGGGCAGCTGCGGCAGCTGCAGCTGGGCGGCGCGCTGGAAGtggccggcggcggcggccggctgGCCCAGGTCGCGCAGGGCGGCGGCCAGCTCGAGGCagagggcggcggcggcggccggctgGCCCAAGTCGAGGTGCAGGCGCACGGCGGCGCCCAGAGCGCTGGCCGCGGCCTGCAGCGGCTCCCCGTAGGCTGCCGGGCAGACGAGTCGCTGGCGCGCGTCGCGCTCCTGCCGCAGGAAGAGTCGGGCGGCCTCGGTCAGCGCCAGCGCCTCCCCAGGCCCGTGGAAGAGCGCCTGCTGGCAGCGCGCCACCGCCAGCTGGCACCAGGCCGCGTAGGGCAGGCACTCCTGGGCACGCAGCTCGCGGCCCAACTGGCCAAACTGCTCGCCCGCCTCCGCCACGTTCGGCTTCCGCAGGAACCGCTTCTTCAGCTTGCTGGACACCTGGCGGTAGCGGGCCAGGAAATCCCCAGCCTCGGACCCGGGGCCCGCACCGCCACCCAGGCCGGCGGCGGACGACGCCATGTTCGCCGCCCTCGCGCTGACGCAGGCCGTCGGACGTGGCGGCGCCTGTAGCGACGTGCCTTGCGTCCCGCCGGCCCGGGCTGGCTGCGCGACCGCGCGCGCTCGCGGAGCCCGCGCGCGCCGGTGCCCTGGGGGATGGGCAGACGCGCGGGATCCGCGGCCGGAGACCTCGCGGGGCGCCCGTTGTCTATGGAAATCGTGGGTcctggggcggggcctggccaGGTGCCCGCTGTTGCCAGGCGACAGCCTGCGCACCCAGGTTGCTACTCCAGGCGGCTCCTAGCGTCCGGAACCGGAACCCGAGGAAAACTCAACTCGCGATCCCGCGTGGCCCGAAAGCCAAGTTTGCACGTTTCATGATTGCCAGCCCCGCCACCCCGTCCGTCCTCAACCTTCCAAAGCCCCTGCCCCACTAGAGCCCAGGCCAACAGGTCTGCCCACCCCTCCGTCCCGCACCCGGGTCGCCGTTGCACGTGTTCACCCCTTCACGACGCCACGGTCACATGGTCTCTGAGCTCCAGCCCAAGGAACACCGTCCTTCCCGGGACCGTCCCGGGCTCCGACGTGCTCGGAGCCAAGGCGGGGAAGGCggggaaggcgggggggggggggccttctGTGCCCCggcctcacccccctccccaccgcagCCAGCCTCTCCCACCCAGGGCCACCCCCTGCACTGTCCCCGAGAGAAACGGCTCTTCTCAGTCCTCCCCGAGCCGGACCCCTCCCCGCGCCGCAGCCAGACGCCGCCAGCACCCGCGACCCCCGCCCCGTCCCTCCCGGGAGACGGACGTCCCCCAACCACGTCCCACACAAAGCGACTGAAGCACACACACGGGGTTCTTTCTTTCGTTCGCTTTTATTGCTTTGACCAAAAGGGGTTCCTTGCCCCACTTTTCTGGACCGTCAAGGGCTTTGCCCAAGGCACCTGCCAGGCCGGGGCCGCCCCAGCGGTGAGCAGACCTGACTGGCCGGCCGAGGCCCGCGAACCCGGCTCACGTTGGGCAGCTAGTCCCAGGCCGGGGCCACCTGGGAGATGGTCGTAGCCCCCAAGAAGCCGCTGAGCAGCGCGTTGTTGTGGACGGCCATGTCCACGAGCTCCGGGGTGATGCGCCTGCCGCCGCTGTTCCGGGCCTCGTTGCCTGCCAGCTCCAGGACCGTGGCCGTCAGGTACTGGATGACGGCCGCTAGGAAGACCGCTGCGGACGAGCCCAGGCGCCGGGCGTAGTGGCCCTCCCTCAGGCGGCGCTCCACGTGGCTCACGGAGAACGACAGCTCGGCTCGGGCAGTGCGGGAGCGGGCCCGCCTCTGGCCCCTGGACGACCCTCGACGGCTCCTTTTCCCCGGCATGCTGGGCCTTGGCTGCGCTTTCTCCGACGGGCCTAGCTCTGCGCTGCGCTGCGCTGCGCGCTTTCTCCGACGGGCCTAGCTCTGCGGTGCGCTGCGGTGCGGTGCGCGCTTTCTCCGACGGGCCTAGCTCTGCGCTGCGGTGCGGTGCGGTGCGCGCTTTCTCCGACGGGCCTAGCTCTGCGCTGCGGTGCGGTGCCAGCTGGCCCAACTTCTCCAACCAGCCGGTCGTTGGGCCCCTGAGCCGCCGTCTCCTAGCGACCACGGACCGACCCGTTTCATTGGTCCGGGGACACGCTTCGTAACACGTAGATCCGGTGAGGTCACTGCTTTCCCATCGGCCCCTGCTGGGAGCCTGGGCCCGCCAGGAAACGGCGCCGGCAGGAGCCTGCTCACCCTGCCCCCCTGCAACCTCTCTTGGAGGGAATGCTCACTTTTCCGCCCCACGGGGACgttgtacagaaaaaaaaaacaaaccggACGTGGCGGGTCCGGTGGTACCGAGCAGACACTCGAGGTGTCGGGCGACCAACACGACTCTCTAGTTCCAAAACGTGCGCACCACCCCAAGAAGAGACCCCTGCACCTGTCAGGCAGTCACTCCCCCCACGGCACCTccgtccctccccacccccccccccccgccccccgtagCCCCCAGGCCACCACTCATCTGCTTCCGGCCCACAGAGGTTTGCCTCTTCGGGAGACTCACCTAGAGATGGGATCGTAAGACCAATAGGTGGCTTTTGGGGTCGCGCTGCTTTCACCCAGCACCCACGTTTCCATGAGGGTTCCTCCACGTGGTAGCCTGAATCAGCACCTCGTGTCTTTCGACGGCCGAAGAATATCCCACGGCCGTGGATAGACCACGTGTCGTGCATCCCGTGCGTCAGTGGACGGGCCTTGCGGTGCTTTCCACCTTGGGGCAGATGGGAAGGAAGAGCGCTGCGGGGACGTTCCCGGAGTACAGGCTTCTGTCGGAGCGCCTGGTCCCCACGCCTTCGGGTATAGAGCTAGGAGTGGGATTGCGGGGTCCTTCCTATGGTCATCCTATGTGTAACTTCCCGAGGAGCTGCCCAACGGATTCCCACGGCAGCGGTACCACTTTCCAATCCCAGTAGCACTGTGCGACGGTCCCAGTTCTGCCACACCCTCGCCCAAACTTGTCATTttccacttgttttgtttctcttgtgcCTGGAAGAGCCATCCTACTGggtgtgaagtgctatctcatGGTGACTTTTTCTTAGAGAGGGAgacggggggaggagcagagggaggggggagagagagagagagagagagaatcttaagcaggctccatgcccggtgCAGAGCCCaccgtggagcctgacgtggggctggatctcacaaccctgagatcatgcatgacctgagccgaggtcCAGAGTCCaaacgttcaaccgactgagccacccaggcgcccctgctggtGCTTTTGATCTGCACGTCCCTAACGGCTATAAcgatgttgagcagcttttcatgtgcctcttggccatttgtacatgAGCGTCGGAGGAACGGCTGCTCAAGTCCTTTGCCCGTTGTTTAACTGCCTTGTTCGCCTTGTCtgctcaagtcctttgcccattgttTAACCGGGTTGTTCACCTCTTTGTTGTTGAGGTCTAAGCATTCTTGAGGCATTCTGAAAAATACGCCCTTATCacatacatgatttgcaaatgctTCTCCcatcctggggagggggaggttggCCTTTCACTTTCCACAcaggtcctcctcctcctccttccccttcttcttcctcttcctcttcttcttttgtgGCTGTGCTTTTCTGCCATATTTAGGGAACTCTGGTGATTaaatttatgtgtcaacttggctatgCCATGGTAACCAGTTTTTTGTCAAACATTTTCCTAGGTGTTTCTGAGGTATTTCTAGATGATATTACCATTTAAATTAGTAGAATttcaccccctcccctgtagccaataaaatgtgaaagcataaataaataaataaataaataaataataaataaataaataaataaaatttcaataagaCAGATTATGCCCCATAATGTGGGTGATTCTCATCCAATCATTTGAAGATCTTACTTGGAAAAAACTGACCTCCCCCAAGGAAGAGGAGGTTTTGTCAGCCGACTttctttggacttgaactgcaacatcaactcttccctaAGTCTCTAGCATGGTGGCCTAGGCTGCAAATTTTGGGCTTACCATCCTCCACAATACTATGAACCAATTCCTcaaaatgtctctctctctctttctatacacacacacacacacacacacacacacacacacacacacattccattgTTTCTGTGTCTTTCAAGAATCTtgactaatacagattttggtactAAGAGAGGTTCTAGAACAGCAGAATCTTAAGAATGAATTTTCTAAATTGGTTCTGGCATTTCTGGAATTGGTTCTCTAGTCTGATTAGATTTAAAGTTACTAATGAGTCTATTGCCAGTAGTAAAGAGAACACTGATAGTCCATGACATGATATGGCAATAGAGATACACAAAATACCACCATTGGATATTACTAATCAAACACTAATAAGAGACAAGTTTGTGGGTGACCATGTACATAAAACTTCAGAAAGTTTTTGTCAAACTAATGAACACAATGAGTTGGCTGTGTGATGTCCATGGACAAAtggggaataaatgaatgagctcCGGAATTCAAATTCCCAACCCAAGTGTCCCATAAATGACCTAAAAGCTTCTCCATCTGTGCTGAAGGGATTTCCTGCAGCCACAGAGCTGACTTCTTTGAAAACCAAACCCAGAAACTCATTCTCAGAGTGACTGAGGTGCAATGAAAATTGAATTCCCAAACTTGCAGAATGTTAACTGTTAAAGTGTGGGTGAAAATTGGAATGGAGGTATATAGGAAAACCTTGATGAAGCTAGGGATTTTGAACCCCTAGATTCTGATGTCTTCCTTGCCAGTAGAAACAACCTCTCTACCCCTGTCTGAGGAGATTAAGCCTGCATTGCTCTGGGGAAAACTGTAATAGCCTCCCTTGAAGTGTTTGCTTTGCAAAACAGTGCCATTTATCCTCAGGAACTCCACCTCCACAGGTCCTTTCTAGAACCATAACTAGACTCAAGTCCCAGCAGACCCTACAGGTGAGGCACAAAGTGTGATCCATGAGGAGGTGTGCTCCACTCCAAAGAACTCcttgatttttctaatttatacagACAAATCTGGGGAATATATGTGGGAATGGATATTAAGAGTGTGGGTGATGGTGGAAGAAACATAAAGTTGAATCAAGCCAAATACATTGATATGGGCCCACTAAGCAGTGATTCTGTATTCAATACTGCAGCTTGTGGAGTTAAAAGAGGGCTCCAGCACTTTGGTTACTTGGCTGAAACGTGGACCAAAAGGTTACCCACAGTAAATTAACCTGAAATATTAGATCTGCCTAGGTATACTGTAGAGGGAAGGATTCAAAAGCTTAATGAGTTTGGAATATGGAGTGGATTTGTCATTTAATATCTACTCATCCACCTGGGAAGGTTTAGAGGACACACCTTTCATCacaactgtgggaaataaatttgtgaaggGAGGCCCAGTATCTCTGAGGAGCTACCATGAACACTCTTATCTGTAGGCCAGGACTTAACAGTGGAAATTGCTGCCACTGAACTCGGAAATCAAAATGCAATAGGAGTAATTAGACCCCGGGGTGGCAGGGGCCAAGTGGCAGGCACTCAACAGCCAAAGGCAAGATAGGTGTGGCGACCATAATGGACAGCAGACGAAGCAGCAATCAGAATAGTCTGATTCATGGAGACCTATGTTGGCTAGTTGATCACAATGTTCCTAGAAGTGAAGTCGATAGGAAGATATACTGTTTagctagggctaccataacaaaataccacagattggatgacttaaacaacataaatttattttctcacaattctggaggctagaagtccaagatcaaggtatcagcagagTTGCTTTTACCtgcagcctctctccttggcttgaagATGGCTGCCATCTCACTATGTTCGCACATGGcctttgtgtgtatgtatctttagtgtctcttcttcttcttataaggacactgataaTATTGGATTGGGGCCTCACCCTATGGTTTCATTTGACCTTAATTACTTCATTAAAGGCcttgtctccaaatatagtcatattgggtgttagggcttcaacacgTGAATTTTGAGGAAACACACTTCAGTCCATAACAGCAGCCCACCAAATTCTTACTTGATCTGTATAAACAGAAGAGTTTTAGATGTAGTGAACAAAAATCTAACTTGAATCACAAAACCCAAGAGTTATGGTCCCCCAATCAAATCCCAGACTTGAGCCAGCTTACAGACCCAGAACCCCTTGAATGGAGGGAAGGCAGGGTTTCCTTGAGGAAGGACCTTGATACACTCCCCAAAATATGTACTCTTAATCCTTCTCCCAGCCTTCCCCAAAGGGACCTACAGATTTTTATCAGTATAATTTTGAATTggggaaaaggaaacaatcagaccTTTGGGGGGACTACTGGACACTGGCTCTGAATTCACTAATTCCAAGATACACCCAAAACATTACTATGGTCCACAAGTCAGCGTAGGGGCTGATGGAGGTCAGCTGATTAATGGAGTTTTAGCTCCAGCCCATCTCACATTGGGTCCAGTGGGTCCCTGAACCAATTCTGTGTTTATCTCCCCAGTTCTGGAAAACACAATTAGAATAGACATACTCAGCAACTGGCAGACCCCACACTAGTTCCTTGACCTGTGGACTGAGGGCTATTTTGGCAGGCAAGGCCAAGTGGGAGCCACTAGAAGATGTTATTGCATCTGGTCCCTCCTGCACCCCAAAAAGGGGCACAACATCTAGTGGGCCTCTTTGGATTTTGGAGGCAACATATTCCTCATTTGGGTGGTTATTCTGGACCATTTCCAAGTGATCTGAAAAGGTGCTAATTCTGAGTGGGGTCCAGAACAAGAAAAGGCTCTACAACAGATCCAGGCTGCTACACAAACTTCTCTGCAACTTGAGCCATATGATCCACTAGATCCAATGGTGCTTGAAGTATCAGTGGCAGATACAGATGCTGTTTGGAGCCTTTGACAGGCCCCTATAGTTGAATCACAGCACAGGCACTTAGGACTTCAGAGCAAAGCTCTGCCATCCTTGGCGGATGACTACTTTCCTTTTGAGAAATGGTTTTTGGTTTGTTACTGGTCTTTAGTAGAGACTGAATGCCTAACCATGGGCCACCGAATTACCATGCTATTTGAACTGCCCATCATGAACTGGGTGTCCTTTGACACACCAAgcctttctttttaataaagttgGGCATGCACAACAGCACTCCATCATCAAATGGAAGTGGTATATATGAGATGGGGCCCAAGCTGGCTATGAAGGCACAAGTTATATGAAGAAGTGGCCCAAACGCCCATGGTCCCCACTCCTGCTAcatgattttctctctcctcacttATGGCCTTATCAGGAGTTCCTTATGATCATTTGATAGAGGAATAAAAGATTCGGGCCTGGTTTACAAATGGTTTTGTATGATATGCAGGTGCCATCCACAGGTAGACAGCTGCAACACTACAGTCCCACTCTGGGACATCCCTGAAGGACAGTGGTGATGGGAAATCCTCCCAGTGGGCAGACCTTAAAGCAGTGCACCTGATCGTTCACTTTGCTTGGAGGGAGAAATGGCCAGATGTGTGTTTATATACTGACTCATGGGCAGTGTTCAATGGTTTGGCTGGGTGGTCAgggacttctttattttttttaagtagactccatgccgagtggagcccaacatggggcccgatTTCAAcattgagatcaagacctgagctgagatcaagaatcagatgcttaaccaactgagccacccaggtgcccctggatggtCAGACACTTCTAAGGAACACAATTGTAAAATTGGTGACAAGGAAATCTGATGAAGTTGTATATGGATAAGCATCTCTAAATGGGCggaaaaaaatgtgataataTCCGTGCCCCATGTGAATTTTCAGCAAAGGGTGACCTTAGCAGAGAAGGATTTTCATACTCAAGTGGACATGATGAACTGTTCTGTGGATATTAGTCTGCCTCTTTCCCCAGCCACCCCACCATTGCCCAATGGGCTCATGAACAAGGTAGCCACAGTGGCAGGGATGGAGGTCATGCATAGGCTTAGTAACATGGATTTCCACTCAGCTAGGCCAGGGTGGATACAGCCACTGCTGAGTGCCTAATCTGCCATTGGAAGAGACCAATcttgagtctttaaaaaaaattgtatttctatgtactAATATGACCATtccaaaagtgaaattaagaaaatatttttagcaaaaataaactactgagatttcattaaaataaaaagctgctgcacagcaaaaaaaaaaaaaaaaaaaaaaaaaaatcaacaaaactaaaaggcagcctgcagaatgggaggagatatttgcaaatgatatatctgataaagggttagtatccaaaatatataaagaacttacaaaattgaacatccaaaaagcaaataatccagtttaaaaatgcacagaagacatgaataaacattttttcaaagaagacatccagatggccaacaggcacatgaaaagatgctcaacatcattcatcatcagggaaatgcaaatcaaaactacaatgagatatcacctcacacctgtcagaatggctaaattaacaacacaggaaacaacaggtgttggcgaggatgcagagaaagggaaaccctcttgcactgttcatgggaatgcaaactagtgcagctactctggaaaacagtacagaggttcctcaaaaagttaaaaatagggcgcctgggtggctcagttggttaagcgactgccttcggctcaggtcatggtcctggagtcccgggatcgagtcccacatcaggttccctgctcggcggggagtctgcttctccctctgaccctcctccctctcatgctctctgtctctcgttctctctctctcaaataaataaataaaatctttaaaaaaaaaaaaaaaagttaaaaatagaactaccctatgatccagcaattgcactactaagcatatacccagagaatacaaaaatactgatttgaagggatacatgcaccccaatgttcatagcaacattatcaacaatacccaaattatgaaaagagcccaaatatccatcaactgatgaatggataaagcagaggtggtatatatatatatatatgtatatatatatatatacatatggaatattatataaagcataatattatataatattatatgaagcagaggtgggggtgtgtgtgtataatggaatattactcagccatcaaaaagaatgaaatcttgccaaatGCAAAAATGTGGATGGAGcttgagagtattatgctaagtgaaataagtcagagaaagacaaataccatatgatttcattcatatgtggaatttaagaaacaaaacaaatgatcatagggtaggggaagagagaagaaaaccaagaaagagaccctttttttttttctgtctcaaatgtatgtcttttcttttttttataagttcagttatttttttaattttttattgttatgttaatcaccatacattacatcattagtttttgatgtagtgttccacgattcagtgtttgtgcataacacccagtgctccatgcagaacatgccctctttaatacccatcaccaggctaacccatcatcccaaccccctcccctctagaaccctcagtttgtttttcagagtccatcatctctcatggttcatctccccctccgatttccccccttcattcttcccctcctgctatcttcttttttttttcttaacatatattgcattatttgtttcagaggtacagatctgtgattcaacagtcttgcacaattcacagcgctcatcatagcacataccctcc
Proteins encoded in this window:
- the LOC118552911 gene encoding 40-kDa huntingtin-associated protein-like, whose translation is MASSAAGLGGGAGPGSEAGDFLARYRQVSSKLKKRFLRKPNVAEAGEQFGQLGRELRAQECLPYAAWCQLAVARCQQALFHGPGEALALTEAARLFLRQERDARQRLVCPAAYGEPLQAAASALGAAVRLHLDLGQPAAAAALCLELAAALRDLGQPAAAAGHFQRAAQLQLPQLPLAALQALGDAASCQLLARDYNGALAVFTRMQRLAREHGSHPVQPPPPPPPPPPPPPLPGQQVGPGAAPALPAALLPPSAGSAPGAPSPAALGAFSDVLVRCEVSRVLLLLLLQPPPAKLLPEHAHTLEKYSWEAFDSHGQESSGQLPEELFLLLQSLVMATHEKDTEAVKSLQVEMWPLLSAEQNHLLHLVLQESVSPSGQGI
- the H2AB2 gene encoding histone H2A-Bbd type 2/3 → MPGKRSRRGSSRGQRRARSRTARAELSFSVSHVERRLREGHYARRLGSSAAVFLAAVIQYLTATVLELAGNEARNSGGRRITPELVDMAVHNNALLSGFLGATTISQVAPAWD